Proteins from one Mycobacterium sp. EPa45 genomic window:
- a CDS encoding Zn-ribbon domain-containing OB-fold protein → MVTFRRGSEVTQKDVAAPPVPSAEGLTAEFYAHCRRHELSFQRCSGCGHWRHIPRLKCADCGSSAWSWQRSSGRGVVFSSTVIHRALHPGLEEATPFVCAVVEMDEGVRMVARVVDVVTDGTAPVAGAAVEVVYMQVADDVVLPAFRLSTVEGRSHDRS, encoded by the coding sequence ATGGTGACTTTTCGCAGGGGGTCCGAAGTGACCCAAAAGGATGTCGCGGCACCGCCGGTGCCGTCTGCAGAGGGCCTCACGGCGGAGTTCTACGCCCATTGCCGACGTCATGAGCTGTCGTTTCAGCGTTGTTCGGGGTGCGGTCATTGGCGTCACATTCCTCGTCTGAAGTGTGCAGACTGCGGCAGTAGCGCGTGGTCTTGGCAGAGGTCGTCGGGCAGGGGAGTGGTGTTCAGCTCCACGGTGATTCACCGCGCACTGCACCCCGGTCTCGAAGAGGCCACCCCGTTCGTGTGCGCCGTCGTGGAAATGGATGAAGGTGTGCGGATGGTGGCACGGGTAGTGGACGTCGTTACCGACGGGACGGCGCCGGTGGCGGGTGCGGCCGTCGAGGTCGTCTACATGCAGGTCGCCGATGATGTTGTGTTGCCGGCATTCCGGCTCTCGACTGTCGAAGGGCGGAGCCATGACCGCTCTTGA